In Mycolicibacterium mucogenicum DSM 44124, the following are encoded in one genomic region:
- a CDS encoding tyrosine-type recombinase/integrase, producing the protein MAVDDVGRAYLVDAVRPLHPEEQTVAEMLQGWRNQQLSRNLQFETIDARIKQVQRFIEHSNEFPWTWTVAMVDEFFGDLRSIHKLAQSSIRSYQVGLRQFCSYISNPDYGWDRICEALFGTHPSQVFFDWNTARHVQENEAQPEKRAFTKRELQDFFDHADEQVSAVVASGRKGWLPAYRDAVMFKIAYSYGLRFNELAHLQTVDFARNPHAKEFGKFGLVHVRYGKAKKGSPPKRRSVLTVFDWTPEVLVDWLENGQPHMDDGIDLFPSERGNLVSETTLIRRFRRYCDDLDLSPVLDLHSFRRSYATHLLEAGWDAMFVQHQMGHEHASTTAIYSCVSSDYRTRTLRNALDATIAAALQPKQNGGAG; encoded by the coding sequence GTGGCAGTCGACGACGTCGGACGTGCATATCTCGTTGACGCGGTCAGGCCCCTGCACCCCGAAGAACAGACAGTCGCCGAAATGCTCCAGGGCTGGCGCAACCAGCAACTCAGCCGCAATCTGCAGTTCGAGACTATCGACGCCCGCATCAAGCAGGTGCAGCGCTTCATCGAGCACTCGAACGAATTCCCATGGACCTGGACCGTCGCCATGGTCGACGAGTTCTTCGGCGATCTTCGAAGTATCCACAAACTCGCCCAGTCGTCGATCCGTTCGTATCAGGTCGGCCTACGACAGTTCTGCTCCTATATCAGCAATCCGGACTACGGCTGGGACCGCATCTGCGAAGCACTGTTCGGGACCCACCCATCCCAAGTCTTCTTCGACTGGAACACCGCTCGCCATGTCCAGGAGAACGAGGCCCAACCCGAGAAACGCGCATTCACCAAGCGCGAACTTCAAGACTTCTTCGATCATGCCGACGAGCAGGTATCTGCCGTCGTAGCTTCGGGCAGAAAGGGTTGGCTGCCCGCATACCGCGACGCCGTGATGTTCAAGATCGCCTACTCGTATGGGTTGCGGTTCAACGAACTGGCCCACTTGCAGACGGTCGACTTCGCAAGGAACCCCCACGCTAAGGAGTTCGGAAAGTTCGGCCTGGTTCATGTGCGATACGGCAAAGCGAAGAAGGGCTCCCCGCCGAAGCGGCGCAGCGTCCTGACAGTCTTCGACTGGACACCCGAAGTACTGGTCGACTGGCTGGAGAATGGTCAGCCCCATATGGACGACGGGATCGACCTGTTCCCCAGCGAACGTGGAAATCTCGTCTCGGAAACCACCCTCATCAGGCGGTTCCGCCGCTACTGTGACGATCTCGACCTCTCGCCCGTCCTCGACCTCCACTCGTTCCGACGGTCCTATGCAACGCACTTGCTCGAAGCCGGCTGGGACGCGATGTTCGTCCAACACCAAATGGGCCATGAGCATGCGTCGACCACAGCGATCTATAGCTGTGTCAGCAGCGACTACCGCACCCGGACGCTGCGAAATGCGCTCGACGCCACTATCGCCGCAGCGCTTCAGCCGAAGCAGAACGGCGGCGCCGGATGA